In Brevibacillus brevis, a genomic segment contains:
- a CDS encoding glucose-1-phosphate thymidylyltransferase — protein MKGLILCAGRGTRLHPFSYSQPKTLLPVANHPVLHYCIRKLREVGVHDIGIVIHPSQVQIPPLVGDGSRFGATITFIEQEEPLGIAHAVQLAQPFLHDEPFILLLGDNLLMDSLHGLTRAFSSTSSDGVVMLSEVERPQDYGIAEIQEERLVSVEEKPRQPKSNLAVIGAYLFTKPIFESIATLQPSARGEYEITDAIQSMIDRGYQIVHTVTSGKYSDVGTIDRWLEANRWMLTNDLGKRYQVGADSIVENCEIVGPVLIGDGCEIRNCRLGPFVSIQNGVRLNNCAHIENSILLENSSLEDVAWNVTDSVFGRSSHLNGHSSDTSGVFLVSDKSSIRIPAVKREEP, from the coding sequence GTGAAAGGGTTAATCTTGTGTGCTGGACGTGGTACGCGACTGCACCCGTTCTCCTATTCGCAGCCCAAAACCCTCCTCCCTGTGGCCAATCATCCAGTATTACACTACTGCATCCGCAAACTGCGTGAAGTGGGTGTCCATGACATCGGGATCGTCATTCACCCTTCCCAAGTGCAAATCCCTCCACTCGTGGGCGATGGTAGTCGATTCGGGGCTACCATTACGTTTATTGAGCAGGAGGAACCATTGGGAATCGCCCATGCCGTCCAATTAGCGCAACCGTTTCTACATGACGAACCGTTTATTTTGTTACTCGGTGACAACTTGTTGATGGATTCGCTGCACGGGCTTACACGTGCGTTTTCAAGTACTTCGTCCGACGGAGTTGTGATGCTAAGTGAAGTGGAGAGACCACAGGACTATGGGATCGCCGAAATACAGGAAGAGCGTCTCGTCTCGGTAGAGGAAAAACCCCGCCAACCAAAGAGCAATCTGGCCGTCATTGGCGCATACCTGTTCACCAAACCCATTTTTGAGTCGATTGCTACACTTCAGCCGTCCGCCCGCGGGGAATACGAAATCACAGACGCGATACAGTCCATGATTGATCGGGGATATCAGATCGTGCACACCGTTACGAGTGGAAAGTATTCCGATGTAGGGACGATTGATCGGTGGCTGGAGGCCAATCGGTGGATGCTGACCAACGATTTGGGCAAGCGCTACCAGGTCGGCGCCGATTCGATCGTGGAGAACTGTGAAATCGTGGGACCTGTCCTGATCGGCGACGGCTGCGAGATCCGGAATTGCCGGTTGGGGCCTTTTGTTTCTATTCAAAATGGCGTGCGATTGAACAATTGTGCACATATTGAAAACAGCATTTTACTCGAGAACAGCTCACTAGAGGATGTCGCCTGGAACGTGACGGACAGCGTGTTTGGCCGTTCTTCCCACTTGAACGGACACTCCAGCGATACGAGCGGCGTCTTCCTTGTAAGCGACAAGTCTTCCATCCGAATTCCAGCTGTCAAGAGGGAGGAGCCATGA
- a CDS encoding glycosyltransferase family A protein yields the protein MSPTFTVVIPTYNRAKFIRKAIRSVIKQTCKDWKLLIMDDASTDKTRVKVEKYLFYPNITYYRMEKNSGISKVMNQALSMVDTPYLVQLDSDDWLPKRTLAVLKKYIHKSKPKTALYYGNVKIWRVKRGKYYNPFLVKHKHFRNKYQFLKYNRWMVAPRCYRVAALREVGGWDTSDKYEGRIMEDRRIILRLIERYPVRYINKKLYNRTKHRGQLTDGKMKRRRNHLRRKTFKYYLKRWGNKFKPVFTYRNGYLVIKRLKKVRRRRR from the coding sequence ATGAGTCCGACCTTTACCGTAGTCATTCCGACGTACAATCGTGCCAAGTTTATTCGAAAGGCGATCCGAAGCGTGATCAAGCAGACCTGCAAAGATTGGAAGCTGCTGATCATGGACGACGCCTCTACGGATAAAACGCGTGTCAAGGTAGAGAAATACTTGTTCTACCCGAATATCACCTACTATCGAATGGAGAAAAACTCGGGCATCTCCAAGGTGATGAACCAGGCGCTGTCGATGGTGGATACCCCATACCTCGTACAGCTGGATTCGGACGATTGGCTGCCGAAACGGACATTGGCGGTTCTCAAGAAGTACATTCATAAAAGCAAACCAAAAACGGCGTTGTATTACGGAAATGTGAAAATTTGGAGGGTAAAACGAGGCAAATACTACAATCCGTTCCTCGTCAAGCACAAGCATTTCCGCAACAAATACCAGTTTCTCAAATACAACCGGTGGATGGTCGCTCCGCGCTGCTACCGGGTGGCGGCCCTGAGGGAGGTCGGCGGCTGGGATACTTCCGACAAATACGAAGGGCGGATCATGGAGGATCGCCGGATCATTCTGCGTCTGATCGAGCGATACCCTGTCCGGTACATCAACAAAAAGCTGTACAATCGAACCAAACACCGCGGCCAACTGACGGACGGCAAAATGAAGCGCAGGCGCAACCACCTCAGGCGAAAAACATTCAAGTACTACCTGAAGCGGTGGGGGAACAAATTCAAACCGGTGTTTACGTACCGGAACGGTTATCTGGTTATCAAACGGCTGAAGAAAGTGAGGCGGCGGCGGCGATGA
- a CDS encoding NAD-dependent epimerase/dehydratase family protein, with product MTKALVTGCAGFIGSHLTQRLLQDGVVVIGVDGFLDNYDVSAKLRNLAEIGRHPAFTFHSTMLQTQRWNEWLDGVDVVYHLAALPGVRNSWGKAFSDYVHHNILATQQLLEACLQRPKPPVVVASSSSSVYGTMQGTFTDESAPLRPVSPYGVTKEAMEQICRVYVKAHGLPITMLRYFTVYGPRQRPDMAFHRFFRQMMKGDPVVIYGDGQQTRDFTFVSDAVEANILAAKHAAPGEIFNVGGDREIKLLDVLSIMGGLLNTTPNLSFQKGPAGDSQRTCADIQLAQTRLGYRPQVPLEEGLRLQLADMRAQAKG from the coding sequence ATGACAAAAGCGCTTGTCACCGGTTGTGCCGGTTTTATCGGGTCTCATTTGACCCAGCGTCTGCTCCAGGATGGGGTGGTGGTCATCGGGGTCGACGGGTTTCTGGATAATTACGATGTGTCGGCAAAGCTGCGCAATTTGGCGGAGATCGGCAGGCATCCGGCCTTTACCTTCCATTCGACAATGCTGCAGACGCAGCGGTGGAACGAATGGCTGGATGGGGTGGACGTCGTGTACCACCTTGCCGCGCTGCCTGGCGTCCGCAACAGTTGGGGAAAGGCTTTCTCCGACTATGTCCATCACAACATCCTGGCGACGCAGCAATTGCTGGAGGCGTGCCTGCAAAGGCCGAAGCCTCCCGTGGTCGTCGCTTCTTCTTCTTCGTCCGTATACGGAACGATGCAGGGCACATTCACGGATGAGTCTGCGCCCCTTCGTCCCGTCTCTCCCTACGGAGTCACCAAGGAAGCGATGGAGCAAATTTGTCGGGTATACGTGAAAGCGCATGGTTTGCCGATCACGATGCTCCGCTATTTCACTGTCTATGGTCCCCGGCAGCGTCCGGATATGGCGTTCCACCGCTTCTTTCGGCAAATGATGAAAGGCGATCCGGTCGTGATCTATGGCGATGGCCAGCAGACAAGGGATTTCACCTTTGTTTCCGATGCGGTAGAAGCCAATATCCTGGCCGCGAAGCACGCAGCGCCCGGGGAGATTTTCAACGTCGGCGGCGATCGGGAAATCAAATTGCTCGATGTGCTGTCCATCATGGGCGGCCTGTTGAACACCACGCCCAACCTTTCCTTCCAAAAGGGGCCGGCTGGCGATTCGCAGCGCACGTGTGCGGACATCCAACTGGCCCAAACACGCCTGGGATACCGGCCGCAAGTTCCGCTTGAAGAAGGACTTCGGTTGCAATTGGCCGACATGCGCGCGCAAGCCAAGGGATAA
- a CDS encoding glycosyltransferase, translating to MQRVLVYRRKFLPRSETFIYEQLLGHQAVKPIVLTRQRPFNRKQFPYSPVYVRKRLAGLSTWLRKKKVKCLHARFGPAGLELLPYARKTKLPLITSFHGFDATKRVKENPGYRRSLRRLFRRGKAFTVVSNHMKKRLIRLGCPAKKITLIRSGIDLRKFPMQPILPVNDGEYRLLSVGRLTEKKGMDTLVRAFARVRKEFPRAKLIIIGDGEWKPKLRRLIKKHKLGKRVVLKGAQPHREVQRQLGKCHVFVLACKTARSGDKEGIPNVLMEAMATGRPVISTYHSGIPELVVHKETGYLVPERSPTQLGKMINHVLDSQDEWNQMAARAREKVERNHNIDKQRAKLEDLYLRVMGKSASKKPAQG from the coding sequence ATGCAGCGGGTCCTCGTTTATCGAAGAAAATTTCTGCCACGGAGCGAAACGTTTATCTACGAGCAATTGCTGGGGCACCAGGCGGTCAAACCGATCGTGCTGACAAGGCAGCGCCCGTTCAATCGCAAACAATTCCCTTATTCGCCGGTCTATGTGCGCAAGCGCTTGGCCGGCCTCTCCACATGGCTCCGGAAAAAAAAGGTGAAGTGTTTGCATGCGAGATTTGGACCTGCCGGCCTGGAGCTGCTCCCGTATGCACGAAAGACAAAATTGCCGCTCATCACTTCGTTTCACGGTTTTGACGCAACCAAGCGAGTCAAGGAAAACCCTGGATACAGACGCAGTTTGCGGCGTCTTTTCCGCAGAGGGAAAGCATTTACGGTTGTCAGCAACCACATGAAAAAAAGGCTGATCCGCCTAGGTTGTCCCGCCAAGAAAATTACCCTCATCCGCTCGGGAATCGATTTGCGAAAATTCCCGATGCAGCCGATCCTGCCGGTAAACGACGGGGAGTATCGCCTGCTCAGCGTAGGGCGCTTGACGGAAAAGAAGGGCATGGACACACTGGTTCGAGCGTTTGCCCGCGTACGCAAGGAATTTCCCCGTGCCAAGTTGATCATCATTGGGGACGGTGAATGGAAGCCGAAGCTGCGGCGGCTGATCAAAAAGCACAAGCTGGGCAAGCGGGTCGTGCTGAAGGGTGCTCAGCCACATCGCGAGGTGCAGCGTCAGCTCGGCAAGTGCCACGTATTCGTGCTTGCATGCAAGACCGCCCGAAGCGGCGACAAGGAAGGCATTCCGAACGTGCTGATGGAAGCGATGGCGACGGGACGGCCGGTCATCTCCACCTACCATTCGGGCATCCCCGAGCTGGTCGTGCACAAGGAAACCGGATATTTGGTGCCGGAGCGCTCACCGACCCAGCTGGGAAAGATGATCAATCACGTACTGGACTCGCAGGATGAGTGGAACCAAATGGCGGCACGAGCCAGGGAGAAAGTGGAGCGCAACCATAACATCGACAAACAGCGGGCCAAACTGGAAGACCTCTACCTGCGAGTGATGGGGAAATCAGCATCGAAGAAGCCCGCCCAAGGCTGA
- a CDS encoding UDP-glucose/GDP-mannose dehydrogenase family protein, with product MKVAVIGTGYVGLTTAVSLAMGGHQVIGIDLVDSKIAQLRQGRSPIYEPGLEEALVSMLGQGMLDFTTKIADAQEADVLFVCVGTPEAADGTANLSYLEAAVSDVQSLQRVAPRSRVVVIKSTVPVGTGDRIASELRESSDLHIASNPEFLREGSALQDALQPSRIVIGTADETAASVLEKLYEGVSAPRIATTRANAELIKYASNAFLATRISFMNELARLSEALGTDITTVARGMGLDSRIGPEFLRAGVGYGGSCFPKDTIALLQLAQQHGVSLSILDKAREVNATQPIWFLQQLHKRLPDLAGKQIAVLGLAFKPDTDDIREAPSLKILEALQKAGAKVAAYDPIASPAVRAIFPQVQYADSPAQACQGAHAALLVTEWKECVELDWKSIKASMESPLLFDGRNAWPSTQLREAGFFYTGVGKS from the coding sequence ATGAAGGTTGCCGTTATCGGTACCGGATACGTTGGATTGACGACAGCTGTTTCGCTGGCCATGGGAGGCCATCAGGTCATCGGGATCGATCTGGTCGATTCGAAAATCGCGCAGCTTAGGCAAGGCCGATCACCGATTTACGAGCCGGGATTGGAGGAAGCGCTCGTATCAATGCTCGGGCAGGGCATGCTCGATTTTACCACGAAGATCGCAGATGCACAGGAAGCCGACGTTTTGTTCGTTTGCGTCGGAACACCGGAAGCGGCTGACGGGACAGCGAACTTGAGCTATCTGGAGGCAGCCGTATCCGATGTGCAATCGCTGCAGCGGGTTGCTCCGAGAAGTCGGGTTGTCGTCATAAAGAGTACGGTCCCGGTAGGAACGGGAGACCGGATCGCAAGTGAGCTGCGTGAAAGCAGTGACTTGCACATCGCTTCCAATCCCGAGTTTTTGAGGGAAGGGAGTGCATTGCAGGATGCCCTGCAACCTTCACGCATCGTGATCGGAACAGCAGACGAGACCGCCGCCTCCGTCCTGGAGAAGCTTTATGAAGGAGTATCCGCACCACGCATTGCAACGACGCGGGCGAATGCCGAACTGATCAAGTACGCTTCCAATGCCTTTCTCGCGACCCGCATTTCCTTTATGAACGAGCTGGCGAGATTGAGCGAAGCGCTGGGTACGGACATTACTACAGTGGCACGAGGAATGGGTCTTGACAGCCGCATTGGACCTGAATTTTTGCGGGCGGGTGTCGGCTACGGCGGTTCCTGTTTCCCTAAGGACACGATCGCGCTGCTCCAATTGGCCCAGCAGCATGGAGTGTCCTTAAGCATTTTGGATAAAGCGCGAGAAGTCAACGCCACGCAGCCGATCTGGTTTTTGCAGCAGCTGCACAAACGGCTGCCGGATTTGGCCGGGAAGCAGATTGCTGTTCTGGGGCTGGCGTTCAAGCCGGATACCGATGACATCCGGGAAGCACCTTCTCTCAAAATCCTGGAAGCTCTGCAAAAGGCGGGGGCGAAGGTGGCTGCCTACGACCCGATCGCATCGCCGGCAGTCCGTGCCATTTTCCCGCAAGTTCAGTACGCGGACAGTCCGGCACAAGCATGTCAAGGTGCGCATGCAGCGCTGCTCGTGACGGAGTGGAAGGAGTGCGTCGAGCTGGATTGGAAGTCCATCAAGGCGAGCATGGAATCGCCTCTCCTGTTTGACGGTCGCAATGCATGGCCCTCAACGCAGCTGAGGGAAGCGGGATTTTTCTATACAGGCGTAGGCAAGAGCTGA